From Thermoflavifilum aggregans, a single genomic window includes:
- a CDS encoding DUF4142 domain-containing protein: protein MFAQKFAGTGLISLLMGLALTAGAQQKPQLTDPEIASVAVTANQVDIAYARIALQKSHNPDIRNFAETMQRDHQSVIKQATSLVQKLHVTPKDNEVSRSLRNQEQKTSQELRSKTGHAFDQAYISNEVAYHQAVIQTVEDVLIPEAQNADLKGLLQQVLPILKEHLQHAQSIAEKLGAGTN, encoded by the coding sequence ATGTTTGCACAAAAATTTGCCGGCACAGGCCTGATAAGCCTGCTTATGGGATTGGCTCTGACAGCCGGCGCCCAGCAGAAGCCACAGCTTACCGATCCGGAAATAGCCTCTGTGGCCGTTACCGCCAATCAGGTGGATATTGCCTATGCCCGCATAGCGTTGCAAAAATCCCACAACCCCGACATCCGGAACTTTGCAGAAACCATGCAACGCGACCATCAATCGGTTATCAAACAGGCTACGTCACTGGTGCAGAAACTGCACGTTACCCCGAAGGACAATGAGGTGAGCCGATCGCTGCGCAACCAGGAACAAAAAACCAGCCAGGAGCTCAGATCCAAAACCGGTCATGCCTTCGATCAGGCCTATATCAGCAATGAAGTGGCCTATCACCAGGCTGTTATTCAAACCGTGGAAGACGTCCTGATCCCCGAAGCTCAGAATGCGGATCTGAAGGGTCTACTGCAGCAGGTTTTACCCATTTTGAAGGAACATCTGCAGCATGCTCAGTCTATCGCAGAAAAACTGGGTGCCGGGACTAATTAA
- a CDS encoding zinc dependent phospholipase C family protein — protein sequence MKRSVPAIWLLCGLMMAVPLHLDGWGFFAHSQISYQAVFSLPPEMLVFFKPYQSFLTEHAADADRRKFILRSEAPKHYFDADAYDSTAWPCSWQQATLRWPAETLHQQGILPWSTLQVYNQLVEAFRQQDGRRILKLSADLGHYIADACVPLHACSNYDGQFTGQRGIHALWETDVPERLYPRFQLWVGKADYLPQPSATIWQLIRESARAADTVLAVEKYLRSHFPRKAKYGYYLRNGQWVKGYSTTYLETYESMMHQMVERRMERAIQAVASFWYTAWVNAGQPDLRKLTGVQFTHADTLEWQSLEHLQWNIRKERMGGF from the coding sequence ATGAAACGAAGCGTGCCAGCCATATGGCTGCTGTGCGGACTGATGATGGCTGTTCCGCTTCATCTGGATGGATGGGGATTTTTTGCCCACAGCCAGATCAGCTATCAGGCGGTATTCAGCCTGCCTCCTGAGATGCTGGTATTTTTCAAGCCCTATCAATCATTTCTGACGGAGCACGCCGCTGATGCCGATCGCCGGAAATTTATCCTGCGCTCAGAAGCACCCAAACATTATTTTGATGCTGATGCCTACGATTCCACAGCCTGGCCCTGCAGCTGGCAACAGGCCACCCTTCGCTGGCCGGCCGAAACCCTGCATCAGCAGGGTATTCTGCCCTGGAGTACCCTGCAGGTGTACAACCAGCTGGTGGAAGCTTTCCGGCAGCAAGATGGCAGGCGAATCCTGAAACTCTCTGCTGACCTGGGGCATTACATTGCAGATGCTTGTGTACCCCTGCATGCCTGCAGCAACTACGACGGACAATTCACGGGTCAGCGCGGCATCCACGCGCTCTGGGAAACAGATGTTCCCGAACGCCTCTATCCTCGGTTTCAGCTATGGGTGGGCAAAGCCGACTATTTGCCCCAACCTTCCGCCACGATCTGGCAACTCATCCGCGAAAGTGCCCGGGCTGCCGACACTGTGCTGGCCGTTGAAAAATACCTCCGCAGCCATTTCCCACGCAAGGCAAAATATGGTTATTATCTCCGCAATGGTCAATGGGTAAAAGGCTATAGCACAACATATCTCGAAACATACGAATCGATGATGCACCAGATGGTGGAACGCCGAATGGAACGGGCCATTCAGGCTGTTGCCTCTTTCTGGTACACAGCCTGGGTCAATGCCGGTCAACCCGATCTACGAAAGCTGACGGGTGTGCAGTTTACCCATGCCGATACCCTGGAATGGCAATCCCTTGAACATCTCCAATGGAATATACGGAAAGAGAGGATGGGGGGCTTTTAA
- a CDS encoding DUF502 domain-containing protein, with the protein MKRRFTAGGIVKHFFQGLLVLAPITITLFALYWIFNTIDNLFPKELVPAAYRIKGLGFVIVILFIILIGYLSSSFIIGRIFDLFDRLLEKTPFIRYIYTSVKDLFDAVVGEKRKFDHPVLVSIYSPDVWEIGFITQTDMHLVGLPDMVAVYVPQSYAVAGKLYVVHRTRIRPLNQVSAGEAMKFAVSGGVVNMAISENAEPLANSRV; encoded by the coding sequence ATGAAACGCAGATTCACTGCAGGCGGCATCGTGAAACATTTTTTTCAGGGATTGCTGGTGCTGGCCCCCATTACCATCACCTTGTTTGCCCTGTACTGGATTTTCAATACCATTGACAATCTGTTTCCCAAAGAGCTTGTTCCTGCAGCCTACCGGATCAAGGGGCTGGGCTTTGTGATTGTCATTCTATTTATCATTCTGATTGGCTATCTGAGCTCGTCTTTCATTATCGGGCGCATCTTTGATTTGTTTGATCGTTTGCTGGAGAAAACGCCGTTTATCCGATATATCTACACTTCTGTAAAGGATTTGTTCGATGCAGTGGTAGGTGAAAAGCGCAAATTTGACCATCCGGTGCTGGTAAGTATTTATTCACCCGATGTATGGGAAATAGGTTTCATTACCCAGACCGATATGCATCTGGTAGGCCTGCCGGATATGGTAGCTGTGTATGTGCCTCAGTCTTATGCAGTTGCCGGCAAGTTGTATGTGGTGCACAGAACCCGCATCAGGCCTCTGAATCAGGTAAGCGCCGGAGAAGCCATGAAATTTGCCGTATCCGGTGGTGTGGTGAACATGGCAATCAGCGAAAATGCTGAGCCCTTAGCAAATTCACGGGTATGA
- a CDS encoding cupredoxin domain-containing protein gives MSAILSFLRGLLQPLPRGLCGVVVFLLIGACQTGSRQSLSTETPTDTVWMRGLKFVPDTLYLLGETRVVFVNQDMVVHNVKSLDSSWGSPNLPTDSTWSHLIQQSTPYQCTLHPTMKGWIVITDNTSKQK, from the coding sequence ATGTCAGCAATTTTGAGTTTTTTGCGCGGCCTGTTGCAACCCTTACCCAGGGGTCTTTGTGGTGTAGTTGTGTTTCTGCTGATCGGAGCCTGCCAAACCGGTTCCAGGCAGAGCCTTTCCACAGAAACACCCACAGATACAGTGTGGATGCGCGGATTGAAATTCGTCCCCGATACTTTGTACCTTTTGGGAGAAACCCGGGTAGTATTTGTAAACCAGGATATGGTGGTGCATAATGTAAAAAGCCTCGACTCCAGCTGGGGCTCACCCAATCTGCCAACTGACAGCACCTGGAGTCATCTAATACAGCAATCCACACCCTATCAATGCACCCTGCATCCAACCATGAAAGGATGGATTGTGATCACGGACAACACTTCCAAACAGAAATAA
- a CDS encoding efflux RND transporter periplasmic adaptor subunit, with amino-acid sequence MISRSFSVSLIGFGCIAMAMIVLPACNARTDKQASNQEKLQKLLQERDRINQEIQALQQSIAPAQQKVVSVSVIRLSPEVFKTYIEVQGHVDAQQNVNVNPEISGVVTAIYVQVGQWVKRGQVLAQLDDKVIRQQLAQLETQLDFTKNLYERQKNLWAQKIGTEVQLLQAKNNYENVQKQIAVVQSQLSMYRLVSPIDGRVDEVDLKIGQAVSPGMNTIRVVNLNDLRVKGQIAESYIGQVHQGDPVEVIFPDASDTLHTRLSYVSSVIDPNSRSFNIEIKLPAHSIFRPNMVAVIRVVSYVNPQAIVVPVNVVQHTETGDYVFVAEDNYAKEVKITKGKTYNDRVEVLQGLKPGDTLIINGYQDLADHVPVQIVQ; translated from the coding sequence ATGATATCCAGATCATTTTCCGTTAGCCTGATAGGTTTCGGATGCATAGCTATGGCTATGATTGTTCTTCCTGCATGCAATGCACGTACTGACAAGCAGGCATCTAACCAGGAAAAGCTCCAGAAGTTGCTGCAGGAACGCGATCGCATCAATCAGGAAATTCAAGCATTGCAACAATCCATAGCACCCGCGCAACAAAAAGTTGTTTCTGTATCGGTTATCCGGCTGAGTCCGGAAGTATTCAAAACTTATATTGAAGTGCAGGGACATGTGGATGCACAGCAAAACGTAAATGTCAACCCCGAAATTTCGGGTGTGGTAACAGCTATTTACGTGCAGGTGGGTCAATGGGTAAAGAGAGGACAGGTATTGGCGCAGCTGGATGATAAAGTGATTCGCCAGCAACTGGCACAACTGGAAACACAACTTGATTTTACCAAAAACCTGTATGAACGCCAGAAAAATCTCTGGGCACAAAAAATAGGAACTGAAGTACAACTGCTGCAAGCCAAAAACAATTATGAAAATGTACAAAAGCAAATAGCCGTTGTGCAATCACAACTTTCCATGTATCGCTTAGTGTCTCCTATTGATGGCAGGGTTGATGAAGTGGATCTGAAGATAGGCCAGGCTGTTTCACCCGGCATGAATACCATTCGGGTGGTGAATTTAAATGATCTGCGGGTCAAGGGGCAGATTGCAGAAAGTTACATTGGACAGGTTCATCAGGGCGATCCGGTGGAAGTGATTTTCCCAGATGCATCCGATACCCTGCACACCCGCTTGAGTTATGTGTCGAGTGTGATTGATCCCAACAGCCGTTCATTCAACATTGAAATCAAATTACCTGCACATTCCATTTTCCGGCCGAACATGGTAGCAGTGATTCGGGTGGTAAGTTATGTAAACCCTCAGGCCATTGTGGTACCGGTAAATGTGGTGCAACATACCGAAACAGGTGATTATGTGTTTGTTGCTGAAGATAATTATGCAAAAGAAGTGAAGATTACCAAAGGAAAAACATATAACGATCGCGTGGAAGTATTGCAGGGATTAAAACCAGGCGATACGCTCATTATCAACGGTTATCAGGATCTAGCCGATCATGTACCTGTTCAGATTGTGCAGTGA
- a CDS encoding TolC family protein, giving the protein MNRIVIRWAIVCICILCHPAVRAQDSLHVVHRFSLDDCIAYAIAHELNLQSAKIDAKITEAKEKEVTGLALPRVTASGQFQDYLKLPTTLFPDFFSPAVYAILKQENLIPQNKPVPQAGLTPVQFGTQYNLNTSLNASQTLFDPSVFVALQARETILELARKNVKRTERDLKVTVSKAYYNVWIARKQLQVVKDNIARLEKLLHDTRVMYQNGFAEKLDVDRLQVQLNNLKSQETEMQNMVTLSDQLLKFQIGMPLQDSLQLTDSLGFDDVKSDLLQDEEVDLHQRIDYQTLQTQLKANQFDLKRYQLAWLPSLSANASYGINAARTSFNFFDHDQPWFKTFYVGLNLSVPLFEGLQKKYRIDQAKLNVQKSQLQLELLDQSMQLELQQARTNLSNYLLNVASQQKNMELAQEVYEQTIKKYEAGVGSTIEINNAEGDLQQAQLNYYTALYNAMLAKIDYLKAIGKL; this is encoded by the coding sequence ATGAATCGGATTGTCATTCGCTGGGCCATTGTGTGTATATGCATCTTGTGCCATCCTGCAGTTCGTGCACAAGACAGCCTTCATGTCGTTCATCGTTTTTCACTGGATGATTGCATTGCTTATGCCATTGCACATGAACTGAATCTTCAATCTGCAAAGATTGATGCAAAAATTACTGAAGCTAAGGAAAAGGAAGTTACGGGTCTGGCATTGCCCAGGGTAACGGCCAGCGGGCAGTTTCAGGATTATTTAAAACTGCCCACCACTTTGTTTCCTGATTTCTTTTCACCGGCCGTTTATGCAATTCTGAAACAAGAAAACCTGATTCCGCAGAATAAACCTGTCCCGCAGGCAGGACTTACCCCTGTGCAATTTGGTACGCAGTATAATTTAAACACCAGTTTAAATGCATCGCAAACACTGTTTGATCCCAGTGTATTTGTAGCCTTGCAGGCCAGGGAAACCATTCTGGAGCTGGCGCGCAAGAATGTAAAACGTACGGAACGGGATCTGAAAGTCACGGTTTCCAAAGCCTATTACAATGTATGGATTGCACGCAAGCAGCTGCAGGTAGTAAAAGACAATATTGCACGTTTGGAAAAACTGCTGCACGACACCCGTGTGATGTATCAGAATGGATTTGCGGAAAAGCTGGATGTGGATCGCCTGCAGGTGCAGCTCAATAATTTAAAATCTCAAGAAACGGAAATGCAAAACATGGTAACCCTAAGCGATCAGCTCCTGAAATTTCAGATAGGGATGCCTTTGCAGGACAGCCTGCAGCTCACGGATTCATTGGGTTTTGATGATGTAAAAAGTGATTTGCTGCAGGATGAAGAGGTGGATCTGCATCAGCGCATAGATTATCAAACACTGCAAACCCAGCTGAAAGCAAATCAATTTGATCTGAAGCGTTATCAGCTTGCCTGGCTACCCTCTCTTTCAGCCAATGCCAGTTATGGTATCAATGCAGCACGTACATCATTCAACTTTTTTGATCATGATCAACCCTGGTTTAAGACTTTTTATGTAGGCTTGAATTTATCTGTTCCTTTGTTTGAAGGTTTGCAGAAAAAATACCGGATTGATCAGGCAAAGCTGAATGTGCAGAAATCACAGCTGCAGCTTGAATTACTCGATCAAAGCATGCAGTTGGAGTTGCAGCAGGCAAGAACCAACCTGAGTAATTACCTGCTGAATGTAGCATCCCAGCAGAAAAACATGGAGCTGGCTCAGGAAGTTTATGAGCAAACGATTAAGAAATATGAAGCCGGCGTAGGTTCCACCATTGAAATCAACAATGCAGAAGGGGATCTGCAGCAGGCGCAACTGAATTACTATACTGCTTTATACAATGCCATGCTCGCTAAAATTGATTATTTGAAAGCTATAGGTAAACTCTGA
- a CDS encoding efflux RND transporter permease subunit: MKDIFKEFKPSSWAIDHRTSIYLFTIILTLAGIFAYISLPKEQFPEITIPTIYVTTTYPGTSPENMEKLVTKEIEKQCKTIKGVKHITSNSFQDFSLVKIEFNTDVDIKTAKQDVKDAVDKARASTDFPKDLPQAPDVLDINLSDLPILYVNISGNYDLRKLKKFADDLKDRIESLPEISRVDEVGALDRELQVNVDMNKMTAAKLSFGDIQQAIANENHTISGGNVKMDGVDRDLTVKQEFTNPSQVANLILRTPTGGEVYLKNIAQVVDTFKEQESYARLDGQNVITLNVVKRSGANLIDASDHVREVIADMQQHNFPKDLKIVITGDQSDRIRTTLHDLINTIIIGFILVTVILMFFMGATNAIFVGMSVPLSMFLAFVLMPVYGFTLNMVVLFSFLLALGIVVDDAIVVIENTHRIFNNGAMDIRQAAKMATGEVFLPVLAGTLTTLAPFIPLAFWKGVVGSFMFFLPVTLITTLLASLFVAYIINPVFAVDFMKPHDPAGTHRGKWTRGMTVTTIIMGAIALIFYLAAIFAGSKGAFGLGNFTLTMLAIHLLYRLVMERWVHRFQHDLWPRFQAWYTRMLRRALEHPVKLVLGTSALFVIAVLFFAIRKPPVVFFPSPDPNFVYVYITMPIGTDQATTNAVTLEVERRVDSVLGIDPAHGKYNPVVSSVISNVAVGAADPNSDDAFGTQPNKGKVTVAFVPYNERHGISTWTYLARIREAVRGIPAAQITVDKEASGPPLPKPLVVEITGDDLDSLIAVSERLRTYILQQNIGGIEDLESDFHNNKPEVIFDVDRELANRNGISSGLIGQTLRTAVFGTEVSRFRDPRADEDYPIELRLLPDQRDNVDVLRNLTFTYRDMAMGGIIRQVPLSAFADIRYTTTYGGIRRKDQKRIISLSSNILTGYNANQVVHQVAEAIKRFPFPSGITARMGGDQEQQQETMSFLSTAMMVAIGLIFLILVTQFNSLSKPLIIMSEVFFSLIGVLIGVSIFKMNISIVMSGVGMVALAGVVVRNGILLVEFTDLMIEQGMPIREALVEAGRVRMTPVLLTASATILGLIPLAFGMNIDFVTMFTELNPHIFFGGDSAAFWSPLCWTMIFGLAFATFLTLVLVPVMYLIKYKLGGMKGFYGGKWVEFTALFPPLFLLLLLIYWWWGRKAYPVPVG; encoded by the coding sequence ATGAAAGATATTTTCAAAGAGTTTAAGCCATCGAGTTGGGCAATTGATCATCGCACCAGCATTTATTTGTTTACCATCATTCTCACGCTGGCCGGTATTTTTGCCTATATCAGCCTGCCTAAGGAACAATTTCCTGAAATCACCATTCCTACCATTTATGTAACTACCACTTATCCCGGCACATCGCCGGAAAACATGGAAAAGCTGGTGACCAAGGAAATTGAAAAACAATGCAAAACCATCAAGGGCGTAAAGCATATCACCAGCAATTCGTTTCAGGATTTTTCGCTGGTCAAGATTGAATTCAATACAGATGTGGATATCAAGACAGCCAAGCAGGATGTGAAAGATGCCGTGGATAAAGCGAGGGCATCTACTGATTTTCCAAAAGATCTGCCGCAGGCGCCGGATGTACTGGATATCAACCTGTCTGACCTGCCTATTTTGTATGTAAACATTTCCGGAAATTATGATTTGCGCAAGCTGAAAAAGTTTGCGGATGATTTAAAAGACAGAATTGAAAGCCTGCCTGAAATCAGCCGCGTGGATGAAGTGGGTGCACTTGACAGGGAATTGCAGGTGAATGTGGATATGAATAAAATGACTGCTGCCAAACTTTCTTTCGGTGATATTCAGCAGGCCATTGCCAATGAAAATCATACTATTTCCGGAGGTAATGTAAAAATGGATGGCGTGGATCGTGACCTTACGGTCAAACAGGAATTTACCAATCCTTCACAGGTAGCGAATCTGATTCTCCGCACGCCCACGGGAGGTGAAGTGTATTTGAAAAACATTGCGCAGGTTGTTGATACTTTCAAGGAGCAGGAAAGCTATGCGCGGTTGGATGGCCAGAATGTAATCACCCTGAATGTGGTGAAACGCAGCGGAGCCAATCTCATTGATGCGTCGGATCATGTGCGGGAAGTGATTGCCGATATGCAGCAGCATAATTTTCCGAAAGATCTGAAAATAGTGATTACTGGCGATCAATCCGACAGGATCCGCACTACACTACACGACCTGATCAATACCATCATCATCGGTTTTATTCTGGTGACGGTCATTCTCATGTTTTTCATGGGTGCTACCAATGCCATTTTTGTGGGAATGTCCGTGCCTCTTTCCATGTTTTTGGCTTTTGTGCTGATGCCGGTTTACGGATTTACATTAAATATGGTGGTGTTGTTTTCTTTCTTGTTGGCATTGGGTATTGTGGTTGATGATGCCATTGTGGTGATTGAGAATACGCATCGCATTTTCAACAATGGAGCAATGGATATCCGGCAGGCCGCCAAAATGGCTACAGGAGAAGTGTTTCTGCCTGTGCTTGCTGGCACATTGACCACATTGGCTCCATTTATTCCCCTGGCTTTCTGGAAGGGAGTGGTGGGTTCATTCATGTTCTTTTTACCGGTTACGTTGATTACCACTTTGCTGGCTTCCTTGTTTGTGGCTTATATCATCAATCCCGTGTTCGCGGTTGATTTCATGAAGCCACATGATCCGGCGGGTACCCATCGTGGCAAGTGGACCCGCGGCATGACGGTTACTACCATCATCATGGGAGCCATTGCATTGATCTTTTATCTGGCAGCTATATTTGCCGGCAGCAAAGGTGCATTCGGGCTGGGCAATTTCACGCTCACCATGCTTGCCATTCATTTGTTGTACAGGCTGGTGATGGAGCGTTGGGTACATCGGTTTCAGCACGACTTATGGCCACGCTTTCAGGCCTGGTACACACGTATGCTTCGTCGCGCATTGGAACATCCGGTGAAACTGGTGTTGGGGACTTCCGCACTTTTTGTTATTGCAGTTCTTTTTTTCGCTATCCGTAAACCTCCGGTAGTGTTTTTCCCCAGCCCCGATCCCAATTTTGTGTATGTGTACATCACCATGCCTATTGGCACCGATCAGGCAACCACCAATGCTGTTACGCTGGAGGTGGAACGCCGGGTGGATAGTGTACTGGGTATTGATCCAGCTCACGGGAAATATAATCCCGTTGTGAGCTCCGTTATTTCCAACGTAGCTGTGGGTGCAGCCGATCCCAACAGCGATGATGCCTTCGGCACCCAGCCCAACAAGGGGAAAGTGACAGTAGCTTTTGTGCCTTATAATGAACGACATGGGATATCTACCTGGACTTATCTGGCGCGTATTCGGGAAGCCGTCAGGGGTATTCCCGCCGCACAGATTACGGTGGACAAGGAAGCGAGTGGGCCTCCTCTTCCCAAGCCGTTGGTGGTGGAAATTACCGGCGATGATCTGGATTCACTGATTGCAGTATCGGAACGGTTGCGTACCTATATCCTACAGCAAAATATCGGCGGTATTGAAGATCTGGAATCTGATTTCCATAACAACAAACCGGAAGTGATCTTTGATGTGGATCGGGAGCTGGCCAACCGCAACGGTATTTCTTCCGGGCTGATCGGCCAAACCTTACGAACGGCAGTTTTTGGTACTGAAGTAAGCCGGTTCCGCGATCCCCGGGCCGATGAAGATTATCCCATTGAGCTGCGTTTGTTGCCCGACCAGCGAGACAATGTGGATGTGCTGCGCAACCTTACTTTTACCTATCGGGATATGGCCATGGGCGGCATTATCCGCCAGGTGCCCCTGTCGGCTTTTGCCGATATCCGTTATACCACCACCTACGGGGGCATCCGGCGTAAGGACCAGAAGCGCATCATCTCCCTTTCGTCCAACATCCTCACCGGATATAATGCCAATCAGGTGGTGCATCAGGTAGCTGAAGCCATAAAACGATTCCCCTTCCCATCGGGTATTACGGCACGGATGGGCGGTGATCAGGAGCAGCAGCAGGAAACCATGAGCTTCCTATCCACGGCCATGATGGTGGCTATCGGATTGATTTTCCTAATTCTGGTGACCCAGTTCAATTCGCTGAGCAAGCCGCTCATTATTATGAGTGAGGTGTTCTTCAGCCTGATAGGGGTGCTGATAGGTGTTTCCATTTTTAAGATGAATATTTCCATCGTCATGTCGGGTGTGGGCATGGTGGCGCTGGCGGGTGTGGTGGTGCGCAATGGTATATTGCTGGTGGAGTTTACCGATCTGATGATCGAGCAAGGCATGCCCATCCGCGAGGCACTTGTGGAGGCAGGTAGGGTGCGTATGACGCCGGTATTGCTCACAGCATCGGCTACTATTCTGGGTTTGATTCCCCTGGCCTTCGGGATGAATATTGACTTTGTCACTATGTTTACGGAGCTGAACCCTCATATTTTCTTCGGCGGTGATAGTGCAGCTTTCTGGAGTCCACTGTGCTGGACGATGATTTTTGGTCTTGCCTTTGCCACATTCCTTACACTGGTGCTGGTGCCGGTGATGTATCTCATCAAATACAAGCTCGGCGGCATGAAAGGGTTTTACGGTGGCAAATGGGTGGAGTTTACAGCTCTGTTTCCCCCGTTGTTCCTGCTGCTATTGCTGATTTACTGGTGGTGGGGCAGAAAAGCCTATCCTGTGCCGGTAGGCTAA
- a CDS encoding TetR/AcrR family transcriptional regulator: protein MTKKQIPPVREVHAEAMERVLSVSQRLFQTYGLRTMTVDEIARHLGMSKRTLYQLFRDKNELVRMVVKRFIEEMQAQCELIRADARDAIHETFRMFQYLDGIFRNLNPVVFAEMQRYHPDAFMLFDQHQQTYIKQLIIHNLQRGIQEGNYRADLKIEVIARFRLESGLLPLRQDIFPKDQFPLHEVQHELMLHYLYGISTIKGHQLIQQYQQQFGEQSNNML from the coding sequence ATGACTAAAAAGCAGATACCACCCGTACGCGAAGTGCATGCCGAAGCCATGGAGCGGGTGCTCAGTGTGAGCCAGCGCCTGTTTCAGACTTACGGGTTGCGCACCATGACGGTAGATGAAATTGCCCGTCACCTGGGCATGTCCAAACGTACCTTGTACCAGCTGTTTCGCGATAAAAACGAGCTGGTGCGCATGGTTGTGAAGCGATTCATCGAAGAAATGCAGGCTCAGTGCGAGCTGATCCGCGCAGATGCACGCGATGCCATTCATGAAACCTTTCGCATGTTTCAGTACCTGGATGGCATTTTCCGTAATCTGAATCCTGTAGTGTTTGCTGAAATGCAGCGTTATCACCCCGATGCATTCATGCTTTTCGATCAGCATCAGCAGACCTATATCAAACAACTTATCATCCACAATCTGCAAAGAGGCATCCAGGAAGGAAATTATCGGGCAGATCTGAAAATAGAAGTCATAGCCAGGTTCAGGCTGGAATCTGGATTGTTGCCGCTTCGTCAGGATATTTTTCCGAAAGACCAGTTTCCCTTGCATGAAGTACAACATGAATTGATGCTGCATTACCTGTATGGTATTTCCACTATCAAGGGACATCAGTTGATTCAACAATATCAGCAACAATTTGGTGAGCAATCAAACAATATGTTATGA
- a CDS encoding sigma-70 family RNA polymerase sigma factor: MTAEQDAELIQQILAGDREQYALLMRKYNTMLYRIGRAYGFTDADTEDIMQETFIQAYMQLHRLRRPRAFQKWLATIMVRMCYQAQHRARLTTSWEQAPASSTFTPNMENSDLKHWLEQAILQLPQAYRIVFVMKELNGYSIRQIAHITGISVINVKVRLFRARQMLRQILTQAQVTDELLAFEAPRCEALADRVMKAIRGAYQQLHV, translated from the coding sequence ATGACAGCCGAACAAGATGCAGAGCTTATTCAACAGATTCTGGCAGGCGACAGGGAACAATATGCTCTGCTGATGCGAAAATACAATACCATGCTCTACCGCATCGGGCGGGCTTATGGTTTCACCGATGCCGATACCGAAGATATCATGCAGGAAACTTTTATTCAGGCATATATGCAACTTCACCGGCTCCGCAGGCCCCGTGCTTTTCAGAAATGGCTAGCAACCATCATGGTCCGGATGTGCTATCAAGCGCAGCATCGGGCACGCCTGACCACATCCTGGGAGCAGGCTCCTGCTAGTTCCACATTTACCCCAAATATGGAAAACAGCGATCTCAAACATTGGCTGGAACAAGCCATTCTGCAACTTCCGCAAGCCTACAGAATTGTGTTTGTGATGAAGGAGCTGAATGGATACAGTATCCGGCAGATTGCCCACATCACGGGCATTTCTGTTATCAATGTAAAAGTAAGACTGTTCCGGGCCCGGCAAATGCTCCGGCAAATCCTCACGCAGGCTCAGGTAACGGATGAACTGCTGGCATTCGAGGCCCCCCGTTGTGAAGCACTTGCAGATCGTGTGATGAAGGCCATCCGGGGGGCTTACCAGCAACTGCATGTTTAG